One genomic window of Oncorhynchus clarkii lewisi isolate Uvic-CL-2024 chromosome 5, UVic_Ocla_1.0, whole genome shotgun sequence includes the following:
- the LOC139408773 gene encoding serine/threonine-protein phosphatase PGAM5, mitochondrial-like, whose translation MSFRRLTKLACGLAGGTAVLVAMAETKGYPFEKTKHNESSRKWTGLGVLQAAVPQTWSPGHDHTVTASGNGWDSNWDKRDPLALINGKKKKDKEITSEELNTEVENNKPKATRHIFLIRHSQYNLNGSVDKERVLTPLGREQAEYTGQRLAALGLKYDVMVHSTMTRATETASIISKHLPEVDKVSCDLLREGAPIEPVPPISWKPDCVYHEDGARIEAAFRRYIHRADSKQTEDSYEIIVCHANVIRYFVCRALQFPPEGWLRLGLNNGSITWITIRPSGRVGLRMMGDSGFMPPEKLTRT comes from the exons ATGTCTTTCAGGAGGTTAACAAAGCTGGCGTGTGGGCTTGCTGGTGGAACAGCAGTACTTGTGGCAATGGCTGAAACGAAAGGATATCCTTTTGAAAAAACGAAACATAACGAAAGTTCAAGAAAATGGACTGGTCTAGGTGTTCTCCAAGCAGCAGTGCCTCAGACGTGGTCACCAGGCCATGACCACACTGTGACTGCCAGTGGGAATGGCTGGGACAGTAACTGGGATAA GCGTGACCCCCTGGCACTCATAAATGGGAAGAAAAAGAAGGACAAAGAGATCACcagtgaagaactgaacacagagGTGGAGAATAACAAACCCAAAGCGACTCGTCACATCTTCCTGATCCGCCACTCACAGTACAACCTGAATGGGAGTGTGGACAAGGAGAGGGTCCTAACCCCTCTAG GCAGGGAGCAGGCTGAGTACACTGGTCAGCGATTGGCTGCCCTGGGGTTGAAGTATGATGTCATGGTCCACTCCACCATGACCCGTGCCACAGAGACTGCCAGCATCATCAGCAAGCATCTTCCAG aGGTGGACAAAGTGAGCTGTGACCTGCTAAGAGAGGGTGCTCCCATTGAGCCTGTGCCACCAATCTCCTGGAAACCTGACTGTGTG TATCATGAAGATGGAGCTCGAATCGAGGCAGCCTTCCGTCGCTACATCCACCGTGCAGACAGCAAGCAGACAGAGGATAGCTACGAGATCATTGTCTGCCACGCAAATGTTATTCGCTACTTTGTGTGCAG GGCTCTGCAGTTTCCCCCAGAAGGTTGGCTGCGGCTGGGCCTGAATAACGGCAGCATCACCTGGATCACCATCAGACCCAGTGGCAGGGTGGGACTGAGGATGATGGGCGACTCAGGCTTTATGCCTCCTGAAAAACTCACCCGTACCTGA
- the LOC139408771 gene encoding ankyrin repeat and LEM domain-containing protein 2-like — MEEVMSRLQTLNPDQLRQEIIGAGLKCGPLTTTTRAIFERKLARTLLEKQGGDGGVTGEGSTSNAESNRPLTDTVEADHTLELKSPAEECKETEELDEPEFPLVYYGVCPHWEESVVTDDKVRVYVDRKKALRAMMTMKESRFKSFSTREEAEKFSKGINEHCPAVASTTAPDGPQGALQPVVHTGSPTASGTLPVNLERANEFRSPRTQDLTAKLRKAVEKGDKEAFSKLVWANPRYLIGSGDNPTIVHEGCHYNVLHVAAKENQSGMVQLLLDTLESPDFMRLMYPDDQEAMLHQRIRYLVDLYLNTPDKASNETPLHFACKFGCPDVVNVLCSHPATDKHRQNKYNQKPSTVICERKNKTSDIKKKIKEYLEERCYVPLLRDTDNSFQPVIGLPWSPSPLEVDFHSLGSGVAGSPIDPVMTVRAYVGPLSPSKADEFHRLWRTPPRDRAEYFHRILKSDPDRGAERVGREIAHGMGHPWAEYWDFLQSFTDLSTEEGWKRLEEYLDRKDRSELPREEYGRTEETGGGFKTSTPSKEEQKNHQSHALSNHILNDKNSAPVENSSQSPVCNLLPEFEKASLKVASGTVEDSEKACLAPSVPWREGLDLGDGSFWRTWERSRGKRQVEELSNPSSEEYLTADEGSDSEGPDGPRDGGDRRRDSGSSSASYKSTEGDTTKDTILMTDTPTRRRQELFMDGEFPTKLDSEVLSAMNNMEIDLERYPCITKWKTTILAYPSSQRLSWPSPKRRSLTGTPNCSPSRLSFHSPGPNTQSCYSQTILCRTLFHSPT; from the exons ATGGAGGAAGTCATGAGCAGGCTGCAGACCCTGAACCCAGATCAGCTACGACAGGAGATTATCGGGGCAGGGCTGAAGTGTGGCCCCCTTACCACCACTACAAGAGCCATCTTTGAGAGGAAGCTGGCCAGAACCCTCCTGGAGAAgcagggaggggatggaggggtgaCTGGTGAAGGTAGCACCTCCAATGCAGAGTCTAATAGACCcttaacagatacagtagaagCAGACCACACCCTGGAACTCAAATCACCAGCAGAGGAGTGCAAAGAGACAGAGGAATTGGATGAACCAGAATTTCCCCTTGTTTACTATGGTGTATGTCCTCATTGGGAGGAGTCAGTGGTCACTGATG ACAAAGTACGTGTATATGTGGACAGGAAGAAAGCTCTGAGAGCCATGATGACAATGAAAGAGTCCAGGTTTAAGTCCTTCTCAACACGAGAGGAAGCTGAGAAATTCTCAAAAGGCATCAATGAACATTGCCCAGCTGTAGCCAGCACAACTGCACCAGACGGGCCCCAGGGAGCGCTGCAACCTGTAGTCCACACAG GAAGCCCTACCGCATCAGGGACTTTACCTGTGAACCTGGAGAGGGCTAATGAATTCCGCAGCCCCCGCACCCAGGACCTGACTGCCAAGCTGAGAAAGGCAGTGGAGAAGGGGGACAAGGAAGCCTTCAGCAAGCTGGTCTGGGCCAACCCACGCTACCTTATCGGATCTGGAGACAACCCCACCATCGTGCAT gaAGGATGCCATTATAACGTCCTGCATGTGGCGGCCAAAGAGAACCAGTCAGGGATGGTCCAGCTCCTCCTGGACACTCTGGAAAGCCCAGACTTCATGAGACTCATGTATCCCGATGACCAGGAGGCCATGTTACACCAACGCATTCGCTACCTCGTTGACCTGTACCTCAACACACCTGACAAAGCA AGCAATGAAACTCCTCTTCACTTTGCCTGTAAGTTTGGCTGTCCAGACGTGGTCAACGTGCTGTGTTCTCATCCGGCCACTGATAAACACCGGCAGAACAAGTACAACCAGAAGCCCTCTACT GTGATATGTGAGAGGAAAAACAAAACCTCTGACATAAAGAAGAAGATCAAGGAATATTTGGAGG AACGGTGCTATGTTCCCTTGCTGAGGGATACAGACAACAGCTTCCAGCCTGTGATTGGTTTGCCATGGTCTCCAAGCCCACTGGAGGTGGATTTTCATTCGCTGGGATCAGGAGtggctgggagtcccatagaCCCAGTCATGACTGTGAGAGCGTATGTGGGTCCCCTCAGTCCTTCAAAG GCAGATGAGTTCCATAGACTATGGAGAACTCCACCCAGGGATCGAGCAGAGTATTTCCACCGTATTCTCAAATCTGACCCTGACAGGGGTGCAGAGCGTGTGGGGAG GGAGATTGCACATGGCATGGGGCATCCTTGGGCAGAGTACTGGGACTTCCTTCAGAGCTTCACTGACCTGTCTacagaggagggatggaagaggCTGGAAGAGTATCTGGATAGGAAGGACCGAAGTGAGCTTCCCCGAGAAGAatatgggaggacagaggagaccgGTGGTGGATTTAAAACATCAACACCCTCCAAAG AGGAGCAGAAAAACCACCAGAGCCATGCCCTGTCTAACCACATCCTGAATGACAAGAACTCAGCACCAGTGGAGAACAGTTCCCAGTCACCTGTGTGTAACCTCCTACCAGAGTTTGAGAAAGCCAGTCTAAAGGTAGCATCTGGCACTGTGGAGGACTCGGAGAAGGCATGTCTGGCTCCCTCTGTACCTTGGAGAGAAGGCCTGGACCTGGGGGACGGTAGCTTCTGGAGGACCTGGGAGAGGAGTCGGGGGAAGAGGCAGGTGGAGGAGCTCTCTAACCCTAGCTCTGAGGAGTATCTGACTGCAGACGAGGGCTCAGACTCAGAGGGCCCAGATGGTCCCAGAGATggtggagacaggaggagagactcgGGATCCTCTAGCGCATCTTACAAATCAACGGAAGGAGACACCACTAAGGACACAATTCTGATGACTGACACCCCTACAAGACGAAGACAGGAACTGTTTATGGATGG GGAATTTCCCACCAAGTTGGACAGTGAGGTCCTGTCTGCAATGAATAACATGGAGATTGACCTTGAGAGATACCCTTGCATTACTAAGTGGAAGACCACCATTCTGGCCTATCCCTCTTCACAGAGGCTAAG CTGGCCAAGCCCGAAAAGGAGAAGCTTGACTGGGACACCAAACTGTTCTCCCAGCAGGCTCAGCTTTCACAGCCCAGGCCCCAATACCCAGAGCTGTTACTCCCAGACCATCCTCTGCAGGACCCTATTCCACTCCCCAACCTGA